The following are encoded in a window of Mycolicibacterium tusciae JS617 genomic DNA:
- a CDS encoding helicase HerA-like domain-containing protein yields the protein MTTDSSATPAQQIAGGYAFEGPALDLGTVVVEGVCDPTARVRIPLATVNRHGLVAGATGTGKTKSLQVIAEQLSAAGVPCLMADIKGDLSGLSRPGEAGEKTEQRAKDTGDEWTPTAYPVEFLSLGTSGIGVPVRATISSFGPILLSKVLGLNQTQESTLGLIFHWADQKGLPLLDLKDLRAVIQFLTGDDGKPELKALGAVSKATAGVILRALVNLEADGGDTFFGEPELEPKDLMRLDAQGRGIITLLEVGEQAARPVMFSTFLMWVLADLFTTLPEVGDLDKPKLVFFFDEAHLLFTDASKAFLEQVEQTVKLIRSKGVGVFFCTQLPTDVPNAVLSQLGARVQHALRAFTPDDQKALAKTVRTYPKTQFYDLETALTSLGIGEAIVTVLSERGAPTPVAWTRVRAPRSLMDTIGPEAIAAAAKASALQAEYGQTVDRDSAYERLSARMAPPPPPAADPQLPPPLPVDVGGATASGEVRSRGTAEPGMLEKVMDSPAFKSAMRSAGTVIGREITRSIFGTGRRRRR from the coding sequence ATGACCACTGACTCGAGCGCCACGCCAGCCCAGCAGATAGCCGGCGGTTACGCGTTCGAGGGTCCGGCGCTGGACCTGGGCACCGTCGTCGTCGAAGGGGTCTGCGACCCGACCGCGCGAGTCCGCATCCCGCTGGCCACCGTCAATCGGCACGGCCTGGTCGCGGGCGCCACGGGCACCGGTAAGACGAAGTCGCTGCAGGTGATCGCCGAGCAGTTGTCGGCTGCCGGGGTGCCGTGCCTGATGGCCGACATCAAGGGCGATCTGTCGGGGCTGTCGCGTCCCGGCGAGGCAGGTGAGAAGACCGAGCAGCGAGCCAAGGACACCGGTGACGAGTGGACACCCACCGCCTACCCGGTGGAGTTCTTGTCGCTTGGCACCAGCGGCATCGGCGTTCCGGTGCGCGCCACGATCTCCAGCTTCGGCCCGATCTTGCTGTCAAAGGTGCTGGGGCTCAACCAAACCCAGGAGTCCACCCTGGGGCTGATCTTTCACTGGGCCGACCAGAAGGGCCTGCCGCTGTTGGACCTGAAGGACCTGCGCGCCGTGATCCAGTTCCTCACCGGCGACGACGGCAAGCCCGAACTCAAGGCGTTGGGTGCGGTGTCCAAGGCGACCGCCGGTGTCATCCTGCGGGCCCTGGTCAACCTCGAAGCCGACGGCGGTGACACGTTCTTCGGCGAGCCCGAGCTCGAGCCCAAGGACCTGATGCGCCTCGATGCCCAGGGTCGAGGCATCATCACTCTGCTCGAGGTCGGCGAGCAGGCGGCGCGGCCGGTGATGTTCTCGACGTTCTTGATGTGGGTTCTCGCGGATCTCTTCACGACGCTGCCCGAGGTGGGCGATCTCGACAAGCCCAAGCTGGTGTTCTTCTTCGACGAGGCCCACCTGCTCTTCACCGATGCGTCAAAGGCCTTCCTCGAACAGGTCGAGCAGACCGTCAAGCTGATCCGGTCCAAGGGCGTCGGCGTGTTCTTCTGCACCCAGTTGCCGACGGATGTGCCCAACGCCGTGTTGTCCCAGTTGGGTGCGCGAGTGCAGCACGCGCTGCGCGCGTTCACCCCCGATGACCAGAAGGCACTCGCCAAGACCGTGCGCACCTACCCGAAAACCCAGTTCTACGACCTGGAGACGGCCCTGACGTCGCTTGGCATTGGCGAAGCGATCGTCACGGTGCTGTCGGAGAGGGGTGCGCCGACACCCGTGGCGTGGACCAGGGTGCGGGCTCCGCGCTCGCTGATGGACACCATCGGTCCGGAGGCGATCGCGGCGGCCGCGAAGGCCAGTGCGCTGCAGGCCGAGTACGGCCAGACGGTTGACCGCGATTCGGCCTACGAGCGACTGTCCGCCAGAATGGCACCGCCACCGCCGCCGGCCGCCGACCCGCAGCTGCCTCCACCACTGCCTGTCGACGTGGGTGGAGCCACCGCCTCCGGTGAGGTGCGCAGCCGCGGAACCGCCGAGCCCGGGATGCTCGAGAAGGTGATGGACAGCCCGGCGTTCAAGAGCGCGATGCGCTCAGCGGGCACGGTGATCGGACGCGAGATCACCCGGAGCATCTTCGGCACGGGCCGGCGCCGCAGGCGCTAG
- a CDS encoding MmpS family transport accessory protein, protein MTDSPHRGRDEQPDFRDGPSPTQPLSGGYQGYPDPAYASQAPYGPTYQNPAAPPPTEQMPYGYDPYAASQFGGQYPPEGPGEPPEDEPKSPRWLWVLATTAVLAVIGLVIALVVVYDTSSRQETVVAPPPSLSEPSSPTRSPTTTSRTPSTPVLPLPTLPSAPPTTGTTAAGPTETVVYNVTGDGRAINITYVDNGGMLQTEFNVLLPWSKEVQLPEPANSSASISIINVGREVNCSISVNGVTLEQRSGAGLTICATTG, encoded by the coding sequence ATGACCGATTCACCACATCGCGGACGTGATGAGCAACCGGACTTCCGCGACGGGCCGAGCCCCACGCAGCCGCTGAGTGGCGGCTACCAGGGATACCCCGATCCGGCCTACGCGAGCCAGGCCCCATACGGCCCGACCTATCAAAACCCCGCCGCGCCGCCTCCGACCGAGCAGATGCCGTACGGCTACGACCCCTACGCGGCCAGCCAGTTCGGCGGGCAGTATCCGCCCGAAGGGCCGGGTGAACCGCCGGAGGATGAGCCGAAGTCGCCCCGCTGGCTGTGGGTTCTGGCCACGACGGCCGTGCTGGCCGTCATCGGCCTGGTCATCGCGTTGGTCGTCGTCTACGACACCAGCTCCCGTCAGGAGACGGTTGTCGCGCCGCCACCGTCGCTGTCTGAGCCCAGCTCCCCAACCCGAAGTCCGACGACGACGTCCCGCACGCCCTCGACTCCGGTGCTCCCGCTACCGACCCTGCCATCGGCGCCGCCGACAACGGGCACGACCGCAGCCGGCCCCACGGAGACCGTGGTCTACAACGTCACCGGTGACGGCCGGGCCATCAATATCACCTACGTGGACAACGGCGGAATGCTGCAGACGGAGTTCAACGTCCTGCTCCCATGGAGCAAGGAGGTCCAATTACCGGAGCCTGCAAACAGTTCCGCGAGCATCAGCATCATCAATGTCGGCCGCGAGGTGAACTGCTCGATCTCCGTCAACGGGGTCACCCTCGAGCAGCGCAGCGGTGCCGGCCTGACGATCTGCGCCACGACGGGTTAA
- a CDS encoding MFS transporter yields MSELRSSAPTARRSQILSWALWDFGATGLNAVVVTFVFSIYLTNSVGDGLPGDTSATSWLGWALGGAGLTVALFAPLTGVWVDAPWRRRRALAVLTASTVTLTSAMSLIREDYRYLAVGLLLVAAASASNDLASVPYNAMLRQLSTPKTSGQISGLGMGLGFFGSVVLLLVVYFGFVTGDGGLLGVPVADGQNVRAAMLFTAIWFGLFALPLLISAPSPKPDPLQERAAAGFFGGYRTLWAEVRNEWRRDHNVVYYLIASAVFRDGLTGVFAFGAVLGVKVYGVSQADVLLFGVSASVVAAVGAVVGGRLDDRLGAKPVIVGALTAMIVVAGILMTLSGVLAFWICGLLLCLFIGPTLSAARTLMLRMSADGKEGVAFGLYTTTGRAVSYLAPVLFSTFIAVFGTERAGMGGLIVVLAVGLLAMLAVKTPGRVAAD; encoded by the coding sequence ATGAGCGAACTGCGGTCGTCCGCGCCAACCGCGCGGCGGTCGCAGATCCTATCGTGGGCGCTGTGGGATTTCGGCGCGACCGGGTTGAACGCGGTGGTGGTCACCTTCGTGTTCTCGATTTACCTGACAAACAGCGTCGGAGACGGTCTACCCGGTGACACCAGCGCGACCAGCTGGCTCGGGTGGGCGCTGGGCGGCGCGGGTTTGACGGTGGCGCTGTTCGCCCCGTTGACGGGCGTCTGGGTCGACGCGCCATGGCGGCGACGGCGCGCGCTCGCGGTCCTCACCGCGTCGACGGTCACGCTGACGTCGGCGATGAGCCTGATCCGAGAGGACTACCGCTATCTTGCGGTCGGTCTGCTGCTGGTGGCCGCCGCGTCGGCGAGCAACGACCTGGCCAGCGTGCCCTACAACGCGATGCTTCGGCAGCTGTCCACCCCGAAGACCTCTGGCCAGATCTCCGGATTGGGTATGGGCCTCGGCTTTTTCGGCAGTGTCGTGCTGCTGCTGGTGGTCTACTTCGGCTTCGTCACCGGCGACGGCGGGCTGTTGGGCGTTCCCGTCGCTGACGGCCAGAACGTCCGGGCCGCGATGCTTTTCACGGCGATCTGGTTCGGTCTGTTCGCGCTGCCGTTACTGATCTCGGCGCCCAGCCCGAAACCGGACCCGCTGCAAGAGCGCGCGGCCGCCGGGTTCTTCGGCGGATATCGCACGCTCTGGGCGGAGGTTCGCAACGAATGGCGACGCGATCACAACGTCGTCTACTACCTGATTGCCAGCGCGGTGTTCCGCGACGGGCTCACCGGCGTCTTCGCGTTCGGCGCCGTGCTCGGCGTCAAGGTCTACGGCGTCTCCCAGGCTGACGTGTTGTTGTTCGGCGTCAGCGCCAGCGTGGTCGCCGCCGTCGGCGCCGTCGTCGGCGGCAGGCTCGACGACCGGCTCGGCGCCAAACCCGTCATCGTCGGCGCCCTGACGGCGATGATCGTCGTGGCCGGCATTCTCATGACCCTGTCGGGGGTGCTGGCCTTCTGGATCTGCGGGCTGTTGTTGTGCCTGTTCATCGGGCCGACGCTGTCGGCCGCCCGAACACTGATGCTGCGAATGTCAGCAGACGGCAAGGAGGGCGTCGCCTTCGGCCTGTACACCACAACGGGGCGCGCGGTGTCATACCTGGCGCCGGTGCTGTTCTCGACGTTCATCGCCGTGTTCGGCACCGAACGCGCCGGGATGGGCGGGCTCATCGTGGTCCTGGCGGTGGGCCTGCTGGCGATGCTGGCGGTGAAGACACCGGGTCGGGTGGCCGCCGATTAA
- a CDS encoding DUF3618 domain-containing protein encodes MADRDPDTIKQEIDQARDQLALTVDSLAERANPRRLADDLKAGLTRLVKKPAVAVSLAGVGTVVIVLVVRRIRRR; translated from the coding sequence GTGGCGGACCGCGACCCCGACACCATCAAGCAGGAGATCGACCAGGCTCGTGATCAGCTGGCGCTGACAGTCGACTCCCTGGCCGAGCGCGCGAACCCTCGACGGCTCGCAGACGACCTCAAGGCCGGGTTAACGCGGCTCGTCAAGAAGCCAGCCGTGGCCGTCTCGCTGGCTGGCGTCGGAACCGTCGTGATCGTGCTCGTCGTGCGCCGGATCAGGCGGCGCTGA
- a CDS encoding dipeptidase, translating into MTDLVQRVRDVLPSVRRDLEDLVRIESVWADPGRRSEVQRSADATAKLLSDAGFKDVQIVSEGGAPAVIARHPAPPGAPTVLLYAHHDVQPEGDHTQWRSPPFEPTERAGRLYGRGTADDKAGIATHLAAFRAHGGKPPVGVTVFVEGEEESGSPSLSRLLAAHRETLASDVIVIADSDNWSTEVPSLTVSLRGLADCVVEVATLDHGLHSGLWGGVAPDALTVLVRLLASLHDDEGNVAVEGLHEARVADVDYPPERVRAETGLLDGVREIGSGSVPQRLWAKPAITVIGIDTTPIDKASNTLIPRARAKVSMRVAPGGDAEEHLTALTRHLEQNAPWGAQVTVTPGDVGQPYAIDATGAVYDAARAAFRLAWGAQPVDTGIGGSIPFIAEFAAAFPSAKILVTGVEDPATQAHSINESLDLGVLERAATAEALLLANLGSDGQVAP; encoded by the coding sequence ATGACTGATCTGGTGCAGCGGGTGCGCGACGTGCTGCCGTCGGTGCGCCGCGACCTGGAAGACCTGGTGCGCATCGAGTCGGTGTGGGCCGATCCGGGACGCCGAAGCGAAGTGCAGCGCAGCGCCGATGCCACGGCAAAACTGTTGTCGGACGCGGGCTTCAAAGATGTGCAGATCGTCAGCGAGGGCGGCGCCCCCGCAGTCATCGCCCGGCATCCGGCGCCGCCGGGCGCGCCCACTGTATTGCTCTACGCCCATCACGACGTGCAGCCCGAGGGCGATCACACGCAGTGGCGCTCGCCGCCGTTCGAGCCCACCGAGCGCGCCGGCCGCCTCTACGGGCGGGGCACCGCGGATGACAAGGCGGGCATCGCAACGCATTTGGCGGCCTTTCGCGCCCACGGTGGGAAACCGCCGGTTGGGGTGACGGTGTTCGTGGAGGGGGAGGAGGAGTCGGGATCGCCGTCGCTGTCCCGACTCCTGGCGGCACACCGCGAAACGCTGGCGTCCGACGTGATCGTCATCGCCGACTCCGACAACTGGAGCACCGAGGTCCCCTCGTTGACGGTGTCGCTGCGCGGACTCGCCGACTGCGTCGTCGAGGTGGCGACGTTGGATCACGGCCTGCACTCCGGATTATGGGGTGGTGTCGCCCCCGATGCGTTGACGGTGCTGGTGCGTCTGCTGGCCAGCCTGCACGACGACGAGGGCAACGTGGCCGTCGAGGGATTGCACGAAGCGCGGGTGGCCGATGTGGATTACCCACCGGAGCGCGTCCGCGCGGAGACCGGCCTGTTGGACGGCGTCCGTGAAATCGGCTCCGGGTCGGTGCCGCAACGACTTTGGGCCAAGCCGGCGATCACGGTGATCGGAATCGACACGACGCCGATCGACAAAGCGTCGAACACCTTGATACCGCGGGCGCGGGCGAAGGTCAGCATGCGCGTCGCACCGGGGGGTGACGCGGAAGAACACCTGACGGCCCTGACACGTCACCTCGAGCAGAACGCGCCGTGGGGTGCGCAGGTGACCGTCACACCCGGCGACGTCGGCCAGCCGTATGCCATCGACGCCACCGGAGCGGTCTACGACGCGGCGCGGGCGGCGTTCCGGCTCGCGTGGGGCGCGCAGCCTGTCGACACCGGAATCGGTGGCTCCATTCCGTTCATCGCCGAGTTCGCGGCGGCGTTCCCGTCGGCCAAGATTTTGGTGACCGGCGTGGAAGACCCTGCGACACAAGCGCACAGCATCAACGAAAGCCTGGACCTCGGGGTGCTGGAGCGCGCCGCGACCGCCGAGGCGCTACTGCTGGCGAACCTGGGGTCAGACGGACAGGTCGCGCCGTAG
- a CDS encoding holo-ACP synthase — translation MAVVGVGIDLVSIPDFAEQVDQPGTVFAETFTPGERRDAADKSSSAARHLAARWAAKEAVIKAWSGSRFAKRPMLPEGIHRDIEVVTDMWGRPKVRLTGAIGEHLKDVTIHVSMTHEGDTAAAVAILESHP, via the coding sequence ATGGCGGTAGTCGGTGTGGGGATCGATCTCGTCTCCATACCCGACTTCGCTGAACAGGTCGACCAGCCGGGAACGGTGTTCGCCGAGACGTTCACGCCCGGCGAGCGGCGCGATGCCGCCGACAAGAGTTCGTCGGCGGCGCGGCATTTGGCGGCGCGGTGGGCGGCCAAGGAGGCCGTGATCAAGGCGTGGTCGGGGTCGCGGTTCGCCAAACGGCCCATGTTGCCCGAAGGAATTCACCGCGACATCGAAGTCGTCACCGACATGTGGGGCAGGCCGAAGGTGCGCCTCACCGGTGCCATCGGTGAACATCTGAAGGACGTGACGATTCACGTCTCGATGACCCACGAGGGAGATACGGCAGCCGCGGTCGCCATCCTCGAGTCCCACCCCTGA
- the cmrA gene encoding mycolate reductase (Catalyzes the final step in mycolic acid biosynthesis.), translating into MPVPAPSADARAVVTGASQNIGEALALELASRGHHLIVTARREDVLRALADRITGQYGVTVEVRPVDLADPGERAKFCDELAVRNISILCANAGTATFGPVATLPVDGEKAQVQLNVLGVHDLALAVIPSMVQRKAGGILISGSAAGNSPIPNNATYAASKAFANTFSESLRGELKRDGVHVTLLAPGPVRETLPSETEQSLVERLIPDFLWISTEYTAKLSLDGLERNKMRIVPGVTSKAMSVATGYTPHAIVAPIVGAVYKKLGGG; encoded by the coding sequence ATGCCAGTACCCGCACCCAGCGCGGATGCCCGCGCTGTCGTCACCGGCGCATCGCAGAACATCGGCGAGGCGCTGGCCCTCGAGCTCGCGTCCCGCGGGCACCACCTGATCGTCACCGCACGTCGCGAGGACGTGCTGCGGGCACTGGCGGACCGGATCACAGGGCAGTACGGCGTGACGGTCGAAGTGCGTCCCGTCGATCTCGCCGATCCTGGCGAACGCGCGAAATTCTGCGACGAATTGGCCGTCCGTAACATCTCGATCCTGTGCGCCAACGCGGGCACCGCCACCTTCGGGCCGGTCGCGACTCTTCCCGTCGATGGCGAGAAGGCCCAGGTGCAGCTGAATGTCCTTGGCGTGCACGATCTTGCGCTCGCAGTGATCCCTTCAATGGTGCAGCGAAAGGCAGGCGGCATCCTGATCTCCGGTTCCGCGGCAGGCAATTCACCGATCCCGAACAACGCGACCTATGCGGCCAGCAAGGCGTTCGCCAACACATTCAGCGAGTCGCTGCGCGGCGAGCTGAAGCGCGACGGTGTGCACGTCACACTGCTTGCGCCGGGTCCGGTGCGCGAGACGCTGCCGTCGGAAACCGAACAGTCGCTTGTCGAGAGACTGATCCCCGACTTCCTGTGGATCTCCACCGAGTACACCGCCAAACTGTCGCTGGATGGCCTGGAGCGCAACAAGATGCGGATCGTCCCGGGCGTCACCAGCAAGGCGATGTCGGTGGCCACCGGCTACACACCGCACGCGATCGTGGCGCCGATTGTCGGCGCCGTCTACAAAAAACTCGGCGGCGGCTAG
- the bcp gene encoding thioredoxin-dependent thiol peroxidase codes for MPQTPRLEVGAKAPAFSLPDADGNTVKLSDYKGRKVIVYFYPAASTPGCTKQACDFRDSLGELNGAGLDVIGISPDKPEKLAKFRDKEKLTFPLLSDPDREVLTAWGAYGEKMMYGKTVQGVIRSTFVVDEKGKIAEARYNVKATGHVAKLRRDLSV; via the coding sequence GTGCCACAGACTCCGCGACTCGAGGTGGGCGCCAAAGCCCCCGCGTTCAGCCTGCCTGACGCCGACGGCAACACCGTCAAGCTCTCCGACTACAAGGGCCGCAAGGTCATCGTGTATTTCTACCCCGCCGCATCGACGCCGGGCTGTACCAAGCAGGCCTGCGATTTCCGCGACAGCCTCGGCGAGCTCAACGGTGCCGGACTCGACGTCATCGGCATCTCCCCCGACAAGCCGGAGAAGCTGGCCAAGTTCCGCGACAAAGAGAAGCTGACGTTTCCCCTGCTGTCGGACCCTGACCGCGAAGTCCTCACCGCGTGGGGCGCCTACGGCGAAAAGATGATGTACGGCAAGACCGTTCAAGGCGTGATCCGTTCGACCTTCGTGGTCGACGAGAAGGGCAAGATCGCCGAGGCGCGCTACAACGTCAAGGCGACCGGACACGTGGCCAAGCTACGGCGCGACCTGTCCGTCTGA
- the orn gene encoding oligoribonuclease, with protein sequence MRDELVWIDCEMTGLDLRKDRLIEIAVLVTDADLNILGEGLDVVIHADDEALSSMVDVVKDMHARSGLTEEVRASTVDVATAEQLVLDYIRTHVKQAKTAPLAGNSIATDRGFIARDMAKLDEFLHYRMIDVSSIKELCRRWYPRIYFGQPEKGLAHRALADIHESIRELKYYRQTAFVTPPGPSTSEIAAISDQLGPPGSDADDIDSAAERPSG encoded by the coding sequence GTGCGTGACGAACTGGTGTGGATCGACTGTGAGATGACCGGCCTTGACCTGAGGAAGGACCGCCTCATCGAGATCGCGGTGCTGGTCACCGATGCCGACCTGAACATCCTGGGCGAGGGTCTCGACGTGGTGATTCACGCCGACGACGAGGCGCTGTCCTCGATGGTCGACGTGGTCAAGGACATGCACGCACGGTCAGGTCTGACCGAGGAAGTGCGGGCGTCGACCGTCGATGTGGCGACAGCCGAACAACTGGTTCTCGACTACATCCGCACCCACGTCAAACAGGCGAAGACCGCTCCGCTGGCCGGCAACTCGATTGCCACCGACCGCGGATTCATCGCGCGGGACATGGCCAAGCTCGACGAGTTCCTGCACTACCGGATGATCGACGTCAGCTCCATCAAAGAGTTGTGCCGACGCTGGTATCCGCGGATCTACTTCGGCCAACCCGAGAAGGGCCTGGCCCACCGCGCCCTCGCCGACATCCATGAGTCGATCCGCGAGCTCAAGTACTACCGTCAGACCGCCTTCGTCACCCCGCCGGGGCCATCAACCAGTGAGATTGCCGCGATTTCGGATCAACTCGGCCCCCCCGGCAGCGACGCCGACGATATCGATTCGGCTGCCGAGCGCCCGAGCGGCTAG
- a CDS encoding L,D-transpeptidase translates to MWQVRSVAGPRRNRRWLTVIALVPAVVLGLSACSSNSAPPPPQVITDKGTPFGDLLLPKLTASVKDGDVGVSVDSPVTVSAEDGVLGAVSMVNEDGSPVEGKLSKDGLQWATSESLGYNKQYTLTAESLGLGGATTRQMTFETHSPENLTMAYVVPSEGEVVGVGQPVAVQFDENIPNRLAAQQAIKITTSPPVEGAFYWLNNREVRWRPAAYWKPGTKVEVAVNTYGVDLGDGLFGQENTTTHFSIGDEMITRIDDNTKTLTVTRNGEVIKTMPVSMGKNSTPTNNGTYIVGDRRSHMVMDSSTYGVPTNSPNGYRTEVDWATQISYSGIYVHAAPWSVGSQGYSNVSHGCINVSGSNGQWFYDNSKRGDIVEIVNTVGSTLPGTEGLGDWNIPWSQWKSGNAGV, encoded by the coding sequence ATGTGGCAGGTCAGATCCGTGGCCGGTCCGCGTCGCAATCGTCGATGGCTGACCGTCATCGCGCTCGTTCCCGCGGTCGTGCTTGGGCTGTCGGCGTGCAGCAGCAATTCCGCGCCACCGCCGCCGCAGGTCATAACCGATAAGGGCACGCCGTTCGGGGACCTGCTCCTCCCCAAGTTGACCGCGTCGGTGAAGGACGGGGACGTCGGCGTCAGCGTCGATTCACCGGTGACCGTCAGCGCAGAGGACGGTGTGCTGGGTGCCGTCTCGATGGTCAACGAGGACGGCAGCCCCGTCGAGGGCAAGCTCAGCAAGGACGGTCTGCAGTGGGCCACCTCCGAGTCGCTCGGTTACAACAAGCAGTACACGCTGACCGCTGAATCACTCGGACTTGGCGGCGCCACCACCAGGCAGATGACCTTCGAGACACACTCGCCGGAAAACCTGACGATGGCGTACGTGGTGCCGAGCGAGGGTGAGGTCGTCGGCGTCGGGCAGCCGGTGGCCGTCCAGTTCGACGAGAACATTCCGAACCGGCTCGCGGCTCAGCAGGCCATCAAGATCACGACCAGCCCTCCCGTGGAGGGCGCCTTCTACTGGCTGAACAACCGCGAAGTGCGTTGGCGCCCCGCGGCTTACTGGAAGCCGGGCACGAAGGTCGAGGTGGCGGTCAACACCTACGGCGTCGACCTGGGTGACGGGTTGTTCGGCCAGGAGAACACCACCACCCATTTCTCCATCGGCGACGAGATGATCACCCGCATCGACGACAACACCAAGACGCTGACGGTCACCCGCAACGGTGAGGTGATCAAGACCATGCCGGTGTCGATGGGCAAGAACAGCACGCCGACCAACAACGGCACCTACATCGTCGGTGACCGTCGATCGCACATGGTGATGGATTCGTCCACCTACGGTGTGCCGACGAACTCGCCGAACGGCTACCGCACCGAGGTGGACTGGGCCACGCAGATCTCCTACAGCGGCATCTATGTCCACGCCGCACCGTGGTCGGTGGGCAGCCAGGGCTACAGCAATGTCAGCCACGGGTGCATCAACGTGAGTGGCAGCAACGGGCAGTGGTTCTACGACAACTCCAAGCGCGGCGACATCGTGGAGATCGTCAACACCGTCGGATCCACACTTCCGGGCACCGAAGGCCTTGGCGACTGGAACATCCCGTGGAGCCAGTGGAAGTCGGGCAACGCCGGCGTCTGA